The Micromonospora sp. NBC_00421 DNA window GCTACAGCGGGGTCTCCGCCGGCACGGAGCTGAGCTTCGTCAAGGGCACCAACCCCTACCTCAACGTCACCTTCGACGCCGGCCTCGGCCTGTTCCGGCCCGGGGCGGCCAGCACCCCGTACCCGGTGACCCGGCTCGGCTACATGCAGGTCGGCGAGGTGGTGGAGAGCCGCACCCCGGCGATCGCCGTCGGCACCGTCGGCGCGATGACGTACGGCCACCGCACCGGGTACGTCGCCGACCCGCTTGCCGAACGGTTCGTGCCGCTGCCCGACGACCTCGATCCGATGCTCGGCGTCTATGTGGCGCACATGGGTCCGATCTGCGCCAACGGCCTGCTGCACGCCGCCGCCGACCTGTGCGGCACCGACGTGCGCACGCTCGGCGACGGGGTACGCGGCCGGCGGGTGGCGGTGGTCGGCGGTGGCGTGGTCGCCCTGCTCACCGCGCTGTTCGCCAGGCGACACGGTGCCGCCTCGGTGGTGGTGGTCGACCCGACCCCGCAGCGCCGGCAGGTCGCCGAGGCCCTCGGTCTGGAGACCCTCGACCCCGAGGCCGACGACCCCGCCGTGGTGCTCAAGACCCGGTGGAACCACAGCGCCGGCGACCGGGGCGCCGACGTGGTGTTCCAGTGCCGGGGCCAGGACTGGGCGCTGCACCTGGCGCTGCGCCTGCTCCGTCCGCAGGGCACCGTGATCGACCTGGCCTTCTACCAGGGCGGGGCGGACGCCGTCCGGCTCGGCGAGGAATTCCACCACAACGGCCTGGCGCTGCGCTGCGCCCAGATCGGCCGGGTGCCCCGCGGCCTCGCCCCCACCTGGGACCGGGAACGTCTCTCCGCCGAGACGATCGACCTGCTCCGGCAGTACGGCGACCTGATCCGCAAGCACCTGATCTCCGCGGTGGTCCCGTTCGAGGAGGCCCCCACCCTGCTCACCGACCTCGCCGACCGCCGTCGCCAGGAACTCCAGGTGATCCTCACCTGCTGACTTTCGCCCCACCCCCCACATCGGTGCCCCGCGCCGGCCTCGGTGCCCCGCGCCGGCCTCGGTGCCCCGCGCCGGCCTCGGTGATCAAGAGGTTTACGTCAGCGTGGACGATTCTTCTGACGTAAACCTCTTGATCACTGCTGGGAAGGGGAGCCGTCCGACCTTGTTAACCTTGAGCGACGGTGGGAACCATCCGCGGTGAGGCGCTCCCTCGTGGACGGACCCTCGACCTCCTGAGAGAAGCGGCTGCATCATGGACCTGACCGGCGCGCGGTGGCACAAGAGCACGAAGAGCGGCGGCAACGGTGGCAACTGTGTCGAGGTCGCGGGCAACCTTCCCGGCGTCGTCCTGGTGCGGGACACCAAGGACCGGGACGGCGGGGTGCTCGCGTTCGCCCCGGCGGCGTGGCGGGGCTTCGTCGACTTCGCGAGTCGGCGGGGGTCGGCCGGTGCGGCCCGGTGACGGAAGTGCGGGACGTTGAGCCGTAGCGCTCCCCGCCCAGAAGGCGGCGTCAAGATGTCCGCCCACTTCCCGCGTATGTGGGGTTGACGCGGCTACGGAGCCTCAAGATCATGTTGCGATCTGGCGCACTCTCCCCGGCGTGTCGTCTCCCTTTCGGCAACCCGATCATGGGGCGGGGCCCTGCGTACCGTCGCCGTGGGGGAGGGACGGCTTCGCCCCTCCGGCTCCGTGCCGTTGTTCGGAAGGTCGCGCCCAGGGGCGGCCCCTGCCGGGGTCGGCCTCGTTGGTCATCGACGACCGTCAGGCTGGGCCCTGGTCGGCCGCCTGCCTGCCAGCTTCCGGTGTGTCGCCGGCACCCCCCGTTGACCTGCCCGGATGGGCCGGGAACAGGACACCGGGATCGCCACGCGCGGACCGGGCAGCTTTTTTCGGGTTGGTTCGCGTACCGTTGCGGCTCATGGGTGTGTCGCAACGGTTGAAGAGCAGGTTCCGGCGGTTCCTCCAGCGCCCGGGGACGACGGTCGACCTGGCTCCGCTGGAGAAGCTGCTACCGCGGATCGCCGCGCGCGAGGACGAGCTGTCGGCGCTGGACGACGCCGCGCTGACCGAGGCCGCCGGTGCCGCCACGGAGTACGCCGAGATCTGCGCCGTCGGCCGCGAGGCCGCCCGACGCGGCCTCGACCAGCGGCCGTACGACGTGCAGCTGCTCGGCGCGATGGCGCTGCTGTCGGGCAAGGTCGCCGAGATGGCCACCGGTGAGGGCAAGACGCTGACCGCCACCATCGCCGCCTACGGGCACGTCCGGCTGGGCAACGGCCCGGTGCACGTGCTCACCGTCAACGACTACCTGGCCCGCCGGGACGCCGAGTGGATGACGCCTGTCTACCGGCTGCTCGGGCTGACCGTGGGCTGGGTCAACGAGGCGTCCACCCCGGCCGAGCGCCGGACGGCGTACGGCTGCGACGTCACCTACGTCTCGGTCAGCGAGGCCGGCTTCGACTTCCTCCGCGACCAGCTCGTCACCGACCTCGCCGACCGGGTGCAGCCGCCGCTGGCCACCGCCGTGGTCGACGAGGCCGACTCGATCCTGATCGACGAGGCCCGGGTGCCGATGGTGCTTGCCGGTTCCGTCACCGGCGAGCAGGATCCGGTGCACGCCGCCGCCGCGCTGGTGCGTGGCCTGCGCAAGGGGAAGCACTACACGGTCGCCGAGGACGGCCGCAGCGTCGCCTTCACCACCGAGGGTCTGGCCGCCGTCGAGGCCAAGCTGGGCGACATCGACCTGTACGACACCGAGCACGTCGGGCAGCTCTCCGCGGTCAACGTGGCGCTGCACGCGCACTCCCTGCTGCACCGCGACGTCGACTACATCGTGCGGGACGGCTCGGTGGAGCTGATCGACGAGATGCGCGGCCGGGTGGCCCAGCGCCGTCGCTGGCCGGACGGTCTCCAGGCCGCCGTGGAGGCCAAGGAGGGCCTGGACGCCACCGCCGAGGGTGAGGTGCTGGGCACCATCGCCGTGCAGGCGTACATCGGCCTCTATCCCAAGCTGTGCGGCATGACGGCGACCGCGGTGCTGGTCGGTGACCAGCTCCGGGAGTTCTTCGACCTCGAGGTGGCGGTGATCCCGCCGAACACCCCCTGCGTCCGGGAGGACGAGCCGGACCGGATCTACGCGACCCGGGCCGAGAAGGAGGAGGCGCTGGTCGACGAGATCCGGCGCTGCCACGAGGCGGGCCGCCCGGTGCTTGTCGGCACGCTCGACGTGAAGGAGTCCGAGGGGCTCGCCGCCGGCCTGCACGCCGCCGGGGTGCCGTGCGTGGTGCTCAACGCCAAGAACGACGACGAGGAAGCGGCGATCATCGCCGAGGCCGGCGCGTACGGCGCGGTGACCGTCTCCACCCAGATGGCCGGTCGGGGCGTGGACATCCGGCTCGGCGGCAGCGGGCAGGTCGACCAGGAGCGGGTGGCCGAACTGGGCGGGCTCTACGTCATCGGCAGCGGCCGGCACGACAGCCGCCGGGTCGACGACCAGCTGCGCGGCCGGGCCGGCCGGCAGGGTGACCCGGGCGGCTCGGTCTTCTTCGTCAGCCTGGAGGACGACCTCGTCGTCCGGCACGCCGGCGACACCATCCCGGCCTCGCCCCGGATGAACGCCGACGGCCTGGTCACCGACGAGCAGGTCGACTACGCGGTGGAGCACGCCCAGCGGGTCGCCGAGGGCGTCAACCACGAGATCCACCGCAACACCTGGCGTTACAGCGTGGTGATCGAGCAGCAGCGGATCGCCCTGGCCGAGCGCCGGGAGCGGCTGCTGACCTCCGACGTGGCCGCGCT harbors:
- a CDS encoding DUF397 domain-containing protein, with the translated sequence MDLTGARWHKSTKSGGNGGNCVEVAGNLPGVVLVRDTKDRDGGVLAFAPAAWRGFVDFASRRGSAGAAR
- the secA2 gene encoding accessory Sec system translocase SecA2 → MGVSQRLKSRFRRFLQRPGTTVDLAPLEKLLPRIAAREDELSALDDAALTEAAGAATEYAEICAVGREAARRGLDQRPYDVQLLGAMALLSGKVAEMATGEGKTLTATIAAYGHVRLGNGPVHVLTVNDYLARRDAEWMTPVYRLLGLTVGWVNEASTPAERRTAYGCDVTYVSVSEAGFDFLRDQLVTDLADRVQPPLATAVVDEADSILIDEARVPMVLAGSVTGEQDPVHAAAALVRGLRKGKHYTVAEDGRSVAFTTEGLAAVEAKLGDIDLYDTEHVGQLSAVNVALHAHSLLHRDVDYIVRDGSVELIDEMRGRVAQRRRWPDGLQAAVEAKEGLDATAEGEVLGTIAVQAYIGLYPKLCGMTATAVLVGDQLREFFDLEVAVIPPNTPCVREDEPDRIYATRAEKEEALVDEIRRCHEAGRPVLVGTLDVKESEGLAAGLHAAGVPCVVLNAKNDDEEAAIIAEAGAYGAVTVSTQMAGRGVDIRLGGSGQVDQERVAELGGLYVIGSGRHDSRRVDDQLRGRAGRQGDPGGSVFFVSLEDDLVVRHAGDTIPASPRMNADGLVTDEQVDYAVEHAQRVAEGVNHEIHRNTWRYSVVIEQQRIALAERRERLLTSDVAALMLLDRMPDKAGEMDEDLLARVARSIALYHTDRLWAEHLAELSEVREGVHLRALGRLDPLDEFHRAAVPAFTNLIPEIETRTLATFEETEFDEDWEPDAAKLVRPSATWTYLVHDNPFGSELDRLIASVGRRLAAAR
- a CDS encoding zinc-dependent alcohol dehydrogenase; translated protein: MRDTVVVVSGPGRVEVAEQDAGELRDGTIRVRTRYSGVSAGTELSFVKGTNPYLNVTFDAGLGLFRPGAASTPYPVTRLGYMQVGEVVESRTPAIAVGTVGAMTYGHRTGYVADPLAERFVPLPDDLDPMLGVYVAHMGPICANGLLHAAADLCGTDVRTLGDGVRGRRVAVVGGGVVALLTALFARRHGAASVVVVDPTPQRRQVAEALGLETLDPEADDPAVVLKTRWNHSAGDRGADVVFQCRGQDWALHLALRLLRPQGTVIDLAFYQGGADAVRLGEEFHHNGLALRCAQIGRVPRGLAPTWDRERLSAETIDLLRQYGDLIRKHLISAVVPFEEAPTLLTDLADRRRQELQVILTC